The genomic stretch CCCGGGCATCCGCCTCCAGGAGGCGCACCTTGCGCATGACCCCCGCCACCTTCTGGCGGAAGACCTCCAGCATGGCCGGGTCCTTGTCCAGGGCCAGGTAGCGGTAGCCCCGGGCGATGAGGGGCAGGGCGATGCGCCCGGTGCCCACCCCAAGCTCCAGGAGCACCGCCTCCTCCCCCCGCACCCCTAGGGCATTCCCCATGGCGGTGGCGATGCGGCCCGCCACCTCCGGCGGGTAGGCCCTTAGGCGGTCGTAGGCGTAAGCCGCACGGATGGAGGCCTTGGGCATCCTTCCCTTCATTTTACGGGTATACTCCCCAGCGTGAAAGGACTCATTCTGGCTGCCGGACGGGGCACGAGGCTCCGTCCCCTCACCCACACGAGGCCCAAACCGGTGATCCGGGTGGCGGGAAGGCCCATCCTCCACTACGGCCTGGAGAACCTGCTCCAGGCGGGCATTAAGGAGATCGGGGTGGTGGTCTCCCCGGAAACGGAAAAGGACATCCGGGAAGCCCTTTCGGGCTACCGGGTGCGCTACATCCTGCAAGAGGAGCCCCAGGGCCTGGCCCATGCGGTGGCCGTGGCCCGCGATTTCCTGGGCCAAAGCCCCTTCGTCCTTTACCTGGGGGACAACCTCTTCCAAAAGGGGATCGCCCGCTTCCTTCAGGCCTTCGCCCCAGGGGTGAGCGCGGTGATCGCCCTGGTACGGGTGGAAAACCCCAGCCAGTTCGGGGTGGCGGTTTTGGAAGGGGAAAGGATCGTGCGCCTTCTGGAAAAGCCCAAGGAGCCTCCCTCGGACCTGGCGGTGGCGGGGGTGTACGTCTTCACCCCGGAGGTCCTGGAGATCATCGAGGGGCTCAGGCCCTCCGCCCGCGGGGAGTACGAGATCACCGACGCCATCCAGGGCCTCATCGACCGGGGGAAGAGGGTGGTGGGGGTGGAGGTGGAGGGCTGGTGGAAGGACACGGGCCGCCCCCAGGACCTCCTGGACGCCAACCGCCTCCTTTTGGAGGAGCTGGAGGCCCGCATAGAAGGCGAGGTGGCGGAAAGCCAAATCACGGGGCGGGTGGTGGTGGAGAAGGGGGCCAAGGTGGTGGGAAGCACGGTGATCGGCCCTGCCTTCATCGGGGAAGGTGCCCTGGTGGAGGGGGCCTACATCGGCCCCTTCACCTCCCTTGGGCCAGGTGCCAAGGTGGTGCGCTCGGAGGTGGAGTACTCCATCCTCGAGGACCACGCCCTCCTGGAGAACGTGGCCCTGCGCCTGCAGGAAAGCATCCTAGGGGTGGGGGCCGAGGTGAAAAGCCGCGATGGCCTCCCCCGGGCCCACCGGCTGATCCTGGGGGATCTTTCCCAGGTGGAACTGGCCTGATGCCGAGCCTTCTGGACCTTCTCACCGAGGCGTACCAAAGCGGCGAGGCCCTGGCCCAAAAGCTTGGGGTGAGCCGCCAGGCGGTTTCCAAGGAGGCAAGAAGGCTTCTTGCCGAAGGGTTTCCCGTGGAGGTGGGCCGCCAGGGCTACCGCATCCGGCCCGGCACCCCCCTGCCCCACCTCTTCCATCCCTTGGGACGGCTGGGCCGGCCCTACCGGTATCTGGGCCGGGTGGGGAGCACCCAGGATGTGCTC from Thermus caldifontis encodes the following:
- a CDS encoding glucose-1-phosphate thymidylyltransferase, which produces MKGLILAAGRGTRLRPLTHTRPKPVIRVAGRPILHYGLENLLQAGIKEIGVVVSPETEKDIREALSGYRVRYILQEEPQGLAHAVAVARDFLGQSPFVLYLGDNLFQKGIARFLQAFAPGVSAVIALVRVENPSQFGVAVLEGERIVRLLEKPKEPPSDLAVAGVYVFTPEVLEIIEGLRPSARGEYEITDAIQGLIDRGKRVVGVEVEGWWKDTGRPQDLLDANRLLLEELEARIEGEVAESQITGRVVVEKGAKVVGSTVIGPAFIGEGALVEGAYIGPFTSLGPGAKVVRSEVEYSILEDHALLENVALRLQESILGVGAEVKSRDGLPRAHRLILGDLSQVELA